The Labilibaculum sp. sequence AACAAAACAGGTTTTGAGAAAGCTGCTTACGGGATATTTAGGCATTAGTGTATACGAAACCGGTAACAATCTGGAAGTGTTATTGGGCGGGATTAAGGAATCTCCTTCAACGGGAAGTTTGATCGCCATGGGACTCGTTGGAGCTGTTGCGGTTCCTTTAGTATCCGGCGGAGCATATTATGCTGTTCCAAATTATACTATGAATTCTTACTCATCCTATGCAAATAGTCGTTCGGTTTATTTCAAATGCCTTTTTGACAAACAAAATTTGGAACATGTAACCGGCAATTCAAGCCCAAATCCTTTTGACAAAATAAAAGAATTCGTCGGCACAATTAAAACGCCTCAATCAACTCAAACTATATTCAAGGTAAACGATTACTTCGTTTTAGGTTATTACTCTTCCAATGAAAAAAAGTATTATCTCCGTAGATTCGAGTAAACAATTAAATCCAAATCTCTTTAAACTACAAAAGCTGGTTAAAATAGGTAAGCAACGGCATTTTTAACGGATAAATAGTTCCTTAACAATACGAGCACTCCCTCATTTTGGTACATCCTAAATTCAGAAAAGACGGGTTCTCAATAAAATTGGCCATTCTGATTTATGAATTACAGAATCGAAGAATAAAATTGAATATTTGGGTATCAGAAAAGCTTATCGGATGAAACAAATTGGCCATTCTGATGCCAGAATGATGAATTCTTTGGTGCAAATTGCTATTTCTACAAACAGAAAGTGGAATTTTACAGATCGCTTACTAAATCGGGTATCCGAATGCTTAATATTGATTACCGGCTGCCAAATTCCAATATCAGAGTGCGCAATTCGGATAAACCTGCAAATAGTATCAACACAAAGTAGTTAAAAAAAAGCCGGCATCCCGCATTATCTTGAATAACGAGCACATACCGAATCGTAATTTATCATCATAAATAAATATATTTCATCTGTTTTGATAATTTTATGTAATTTAGTTTTTTAGTTGTCAAAAATTAATCGTTTCCCCACTTATGAAAATAAATTCTAACTCCTCTACAAAACATTGTGCCGAAATTGGTAACAAGCTTATCTCTTTATTTCAAAAATATTCAATAAAAGAGGATCACTATTACACGGATATTTTAAAAAAACTTTTGCTTATAACCAATGAGTTGATTGACTCGATTAACCGGGGAGGTGTGCACAATGACAGGAAGGAGAAAGATGCAATACGCGACGCAGATGTACGTGCCGTGTTTTATGAAGTAATGGCCAGATGCAACCGAAGGCCAGGTGAAAATCAAAAAAAAGCTTTGCGGATAAAAAAGATATTGGATCGGTTTGGAATCGAGATTACTGAGTACACCTATATCAACGAAAGTGCGAACATTAACGCTATGTTAGTCGATTTAACGGCTCCTGAATTAGCCGAAGAAAGAGCTTCGATACCCGATTTAGACAAATTACTTGTGAACCTGCAAAGCTCGCAGTCCGATTTTGAATTGTCTAACCTGGAATTTATTGAAAATACGGTTGATCGGAAAAAAACAAAATCGGCAACAGCTCTGGCCAAAGATCTGAGAGAATTAATCAACAATGAACTTTCTGTTTATCTTCAATCAATGGCAAAGGCAAAACCAAGCCAGTACAAAGAATTTGCCGGATTGCTGACTACAATTATAGAGGACAATAACAAATCAGTAGCAGATCATTTGGCTGCAGTAAAGCGCAAAAAGGAAAAGATGCAGGCACATAATTGATCTCAAAAAAAATAAACCGCCTCAGTTTTTTGGGTGGTTTATTTTTCTGTGACTATAATTTGCCCAGCCACAATTGCCGGTTAGAAGAGTTGCACCTCCCACTTAGGATCAGATGATTCTGCATTCTCCCAATCAACGCAAAGTTCTTGCGGCCCTTTTAAAATATACTCTTCATAACCATCCCAATTGTAGTTTTCGATGACTTTTTTGCCCTCGGCATTAAATTTTAGGCTTGGGTTATTAAACTTACTGCAGCAAAACTTATTATGCCAATATAAACAGCATGCAATTCACGTTTCACTCATATAAAAAAAAGGTGAAAATCAACTAAAAATATAAAAATAGATCCTTCACTATGTAGAACAAATCCACAC is a genomic window containing:
- a CDS encoding DUF6261 family protein yields the protein MKINSNSSTKHCAEIGNKLISLFQKYSIKEDHYYTDILKKLLLITNELIDSINRGGVHNDRKEKDAIRDADVRAVFYEVMARCNRRPGENQKKALRIKKILDRFGIEITEYTYINESANINAMLVDLTAPELAEERASIPDLDKLLVNLQSSQSDFELSNLEFIENTVDRKKTKSATALAKDLRELINNELSVYLQSMAKAKPSQYKEFAGLLTTIIEDNNKSVADHLAAVKRKKEKMQAHN